Sequence from the Streptomyces mobaraensis NBRC 13819 = DSM 40847 genome:
CGAGGAGGGCGAGGACGCGCGCGTCGCTCTCCAGGGCCTCCCACGCCCGCCAGTCCGTCGGCCCGTGCTCGGTGAGGACCGCCCGCAGCGCGGCCGTGTCGGCGGCGCCGGACTTGCGGGCCCGGGCGTCGGCGCGGGCCCGCTCCCGCTGGGCGTTCATCAGCGCGGTGAAGCCCTCGCGGTCGACCTCCACGCCCTGCTCGGCGGCCATCTCCAGGGTGAGGTCGATCGGGAACCCGTAGGTGTCGTGCAGCAGGAACGCCTGCCGGCCCGGCAGCGACCGGCCGCCCGCCGCCTTCACCTCCGCCACGGCCGTGTCCAGGACGGTCGTCCCCTGCTTGAGGGTGTCCCGGAAGGCGTCCTCCTCGCCGTACGCCTGGTCCGCGATGCGCGCGAACCCCTCGGCGACCTCGGGGTAGCTCACGGCCATGAGGTCGCGGGCCACCGGCAGCAGCTCCGGGAGCGCCCGGTCCTGGTGGCCCAACTGCCGCATGGAGCGGACCGCGCGGCGCAGGACGCGGCGCAGCACATAGCCGCGGCCCTCGTTGCCGGGCGCCGTGCCGTCGGCGAGCAGCATCAGCGCCGTGCGGACATGGTCGGCGACGACGCGCAGCCGGACGTCCGCCTCGGCGTCGGCGCCGTAGCGGACGCCCGCCAGTTCGGCGGCGCGGTCGAGGACGGGACGGGTCTCGTCCGTCTCGTAGAGGTTGTCCACGCCCTGGAGCAGGGTCGCCATGCGCTCCAGGCCCATGCCGGTGTCGATGTTGCGGCGGGGCAGCTCGCCGAGGATCGGGTAACCGGACTTGCCGGGGCCCTCGCCCCGCTCGTACTGCATGAAGACCAGGTTCCAGAACTCCATGTAGCGGTCCTCGTCCACCGCCGGGCCGCCCTCGGGGCCCAGCGCGGGGCCCCGGTCGTAGTACAGCTCCGAGCAGGGCCCGCAGGGGCCGGGGACGCCCATGGACCAGAAGTTGTCCTCGTCGCCCCGGGCCACGATCCGCTCGTCGGGCAGGCCCGCGACGCGCCGCCAGATGCCCCGCGCCTCGCCGTCCGAGTGGTGCACCGTCACCCAGATCCGCGCGGGGTCCAGCCCGTAGCCGCCGTCCGCGACGGGCGTGGTCGACAGCTCCCAGGCGAGGCCGATGGCCTCCTCCTTGAAGTAGTCGCCGAACGAGAAGTTCCCGTTCATCTGGAAGAACGAGCCGTGCCGCGTGGTGCGGCCGACCTCCTCGATGTCCAGCGTGCGCACGCACTTCTGCACGCTCGTCGCCCGCTGCCAGGGGGCCGGGGACTCACCGGTCAGATACGGCTTGAAGGGCACCATGCCCGCGTTGACGAAGAGGAGCGTCGGGTCGGGGGTGGGGAGCGGGGCGCTGGGGACGACGGTGTGGCCGCGCGCCGCGAAGAAGTCCAGGAAACGGGTACGGATGTCGGCGGTACGCACGGTCGCGCTCACGGTCCCTTCGTCGTGCCGGCCTCGGCGGTACTGCGGTGATCTTGCTGTTCGTTCATCGTAGGTGCACATGATGTGCAGCAGGGGGACGCGGACCGGTCTTCCGGGACGGTTCCGGGTCGACCCCTGACGAAGGTCAGGGGTGGACCCCGACCTTCGGGCCGGGTGCCCGCCGCTCGCACTCCCTAACGTCCGGCGGTATGGAACGCACACGACACACCCGCCCCGGCGGCACCGCCCGGCCGCTCGGCGCCCTCGCCGTCCTGGCCGCCGCGGCCGGGGTACTGACCTGGGCCGCACCCGGCGGACCCGGACCCGACGGCCGGACCGAGGTCACCGGCGGCCCCTCCGCCTCCCTCTACCGCTCCGTCGCCGGCGCGGCGGGGGACGCCCCCGGGGCCGTGGGCACCGTGCTCTCCCTCGCCACCGAGGGGACCCTGGTCGTCCTGGGACTGCTGCTGCTGTGGACGGGCTGGACCGCGCTGCGCCGCCGCGACGTCCCGGCGCTCGCGGCCGTCCTGCTCGCCGGCGCGGCCACGGTCGCCGCCTACGCGGTCAGCGAGCTGCTGAAGGAGGCCGTCGACGAGGAGCGCCCGTGCCGGGCCCTGCGCGGCGTCGGAACCGTCGACACCTGCCCGCCGCCCGGCGACTGGTCCTTCCCCAGCAACCACTCGACCCTCGCCGCGGCGCTCGCCGTGGGCGTCGCCGCGGCCCGGCCGCGGCTGGCCGCCGTGGCGCTGCCGGTCGGCGTCCTCGCCGCCGTGCTGCGGGTGGCCGTCGGCGCGCACTATCCGCACGACGTACTGGCCGGGGCGGTGCTGGGCGCCGCGGCCGCGGCCGCGGCCCACCTCGCGCTGCGGCCCCTCGCCGTCCGGCTGCTCTCCCGGCCGGGGGTGCGGCGGTGGCTCCCCGGCCCGGGCGGGGACCTGCCCGGGGCGGCGCCGGTCCTGCCCGGCGCGCCCGCCCGCCTGCCCGGCGCGGCCCCGGCCGGTCGGGGACCGCAATCCCCCGGCTCAGGAACGGAGTTCCCCCACCCCTCCCCGGGTCGTCCCATCCGGAACGCTCATCCCCGCCTCATGGGCGACGACGGCCGCGGCCGCCCGGTTGTCCACCCCCAGCCGGGCCAGGATGGAGCTGACGTGCGCCTTGACGGTGCCTTCCACCACGCGCAGCCGCCGGGCGATCTGCCCGTTGGACAGCCCGGCGCCCAGGTGGGCGAGCACGTCCCGTTCCCGGGCGGTCAGGGCGGCCACCCGTTCCCGGGCGGCGGCGCGCCGGCCGGCGGCGGCCCCGGCGCCGCCGCCGGCGAGGTGGGCGACCACCCGGGCGGCCACCTTCGGTGACAGGTAGGCGGCGCCCTCGGCCACCGCGCGCACCCCCGCGATCAGTTCCTCGGGCGCCCCCGACTTGACCAGGAAGCCGGTGGCGCCGCCGGACAGCGCCCGCAGGATGTAGTCGTCCTCGCCGAACGTCGTCAGCATCACGACCCCGGTGCCCGGCACGGCCTCGCGGATCAGCGCCGCCGCCTCGATGCCGCCCGTGCCGGGCATCCGGATGTCGAGGACGGCCACGTCGGGGCGGTGCCGCCGGACCAGCTCCACCGCCTCGCGCCCGTCCGCCGCCTCCGCGACGACGTCGAGCCCGGGGTCGGTGGAGAGGACGGCCCGGACCCCGTAACGGATCATCGGCTCGTCATCGGCGATCAGTACACGGATCGTTTCGCTCATCCCGCGCTCACCCCCGGAGCACCGCGAAGGACGCCAGCCGGCCGTCCCGGAAGCAGAGTTGGTACGCGTCGCCGGAAGCGTCCACGAAACGGTCGGCGGTCACCGCGTAGTACTCGCACTCGACCCCCGGTCCCTTGGGCTCGGCCGCCCGCGGTCGGTAGGGCAGCTGGCGCTTCGGCAGCAACGCCGCCACATCGGAACGATTCTGTCCCACGCGCAACGACGCGTACGCGCCGGGGGCGAGCACCGAGTCCGTGACCGTCAGCGAGCCCCACACCGTCAGACCGCCGCTCAGCACGGCCAGGGCCAGCACCGGCACGGTGACCGCCGCGGCCAGCGTGCGGCCCGCCCGGCGGCGGGCCCGCCGGTGCTCCGGAGGCAGCGGGGCCGGCGCCGGGAGCCCGGCCGCCGGCTGCGGCGGCGCCGCGTGCGGCAGCCGGGCCGTCACGGCGAAGCCGCCCGCGCCGTCCGGGCCGTGGCGGAGCT
This genomic interval carries:
- a CDS encoding response regulator transcription factor, giving the protein MSETIRVLIADDEPMIRYGVRAVLSTDPGLDVVAEAADGREAVELVRRHRPDVAVLDIRMPGTGGIEAAALIREAVPGTGVVMLTTFGEDDYILRALSGGATGFLVKSGAPEELIAGVRAVAEGAAYLSPKVAARVVAHLAGGGAGAAAGRRAAARERVAALTARERDVLAHLGAGLSNGQIARRLRVVEGTVKAHVSSILARLGVDNRAAAAVVAHEAGMSVPDGTTRGGVGELRS
- the alaS gene encoding alanine--tRNA ligase, producing MRTADIRTRFLDFFAARGHTVVPSAPLPTPDPTLLFVNAGMVPFKPYLTGESPAPWQRATSVQKCVRTLDIEEVGRTTRHGSFFQMNGNFSFGDYFKEEAIGLAWELSTTPVADGGYGLDPARIWVTVHHSDGEARGIWRRVAGLPDERIVARGDEDNFWSMGVPGPCGPCSELYYDRGPALGPEGGPAVDEDRYMEFWNLVFMQYERGEGPGKSGYPILGELPRRNIDTGMGLERMATLLQGVDNLYETDETRPVLDRAAELAGVRYGADAEADVRLRVVADHVRTALMLLADGTAPGNEGRGYVLRRVLRRAVRSMRQLGHQDRALPELLPVARDLMAVSYPEVAEGFARIADQAYGEEDAFRDTLKQGTTVLDTAVAEVKAAGGRSLPGRQAFLLHDTYGFPIDLTLEMAAEQGVEVDREGFTALMNAQRERARADARARKSGAADTAALRAVLTEHGPTDWRAWEALESDARVLALLGPAGPVPVARTGDVVTAVLDRTPFYAESGGQDSDAGRLSGASVEADVLDVQRPLPGLVVHQVRVTAGELAPGGAVHAAVDPEWRLGARQAHSGTHVLHAALRQVLGPTALQSGSYNRPGYLRLDFPWRGALGPAVRGDVEEAANRALRRDLPVDVRWMTLPEAKELGALALFDETYGERVRVVEIGGAWSRELCGGTHVERSAQIGVLSLTSESSVGAGMRRLEAAVGIEAFDHLARERDLVGRIAEQLQAPRAELPERIAALLDRMKATERENQRLRDEATAARAAGLAGTAVDAAGTAVVTATADGGADAARSLAVAVRDRLPANRPAVVAVGGTAGGGGIVVVAVNRAARDAGRSASDLVKRLLDGRGGGSPDLAQGGGLPARRITEVLADLPGLVAAAAG